The DNA region AGATTCGGGCGGTGTTGGCCAGGCTTCTGAGGGTGGCGGCCTGGGCGCGCAAGCCAACGCTCGGCAGGGGGTTATTCGTATTCAAAATTGTGCTACATTTTTGCAAAAGGCCGTTCGCGCGCCGCGCATCGCCGCAAAACCCCACATTCCTGCCAGGCTTGACATTGGGAACAAAACGTGTTATACTCTCGGTCAGAATACGTATTCTAAATCATGGCCGAATTGAACCAATTGACCATCGCCAAAATGGCCAAAGTCTCGCAGGCAACCGTCTCGCGAGTGCTCAACAACGACCCGCAGGTCAATCCCGAACTGCGCGCACGGGTGCTCGTCGCCATCGAGACCGTCAACTATGTGCCCAACGCCCGGGCGCAGTCGTTGCGATCCCAGCGAAGCCAGTTGATCGGCCTCGTCATGCATCGCGCGCCCAGAGAACTGGCCGCCGATCCCTTCTTTAGCGCGCTTGCCGCCGCTATATTGGAGCACGGGGGCGCTCGGGGACACCATCTTTGCGTGGACGCCAGCCGAGAGCTGCAATCGCGCCGTGCTATCTACGACGAATTGCTGCGGACCCGACGAGTGGACGGTCTGATACTGGTGGAGCCGGAGACCGAGGACGACCGGATCGCCCAGTTGAACGCGCAAGGCTTCCCTTTTGTGCTGATCGGAAGCTACGACCGCGATCCTTCCGTGCTTTCGGTGGACAACGACAATGCGGGCGCGGCCAAGATGGCCACCGACTATCTGATCTCGAACAAACGCCACCGCATCGCTTATATCGGCGGCCCGCGCGACGTGAACGTTACGGCCGACCGATTGCACGGCTATCAACAGGGGCTGGCGGCGCGCGGCATCGATTTTGATCCCCAACTAGTGGCCTACACCGACTTTACCGAGGAGAGCGGGCATCGCGCCATGCTGGAACTCTTGGAAGCCAGACCGACCGCTGTCCTCGCCCTCGACGACCTCTTAGCCATGGGAGCATTGCGCGCAATTAAGGAGCGGGGCCTAAAGTGCCCCGAAGACGTGGCCGTGATCGGCTTTAACGATTCGGCGATCTGCCAATTTACCGATCCGCCCTTGACCTCTGTCGCAGTGGACATCAACGAGCTGGCTCGCCAAGCGATCGAGATGCTGACCGATGCCATTGAAGAGCGACCCGTTTTGCCAACACGACGCATCGTGCCCGCTCGATTGATCCGGCGCGCCTCCGCCTAAGATGCTTTCAATCATTCTCGGCCTGACGCTGATTCTGCAAGGCGGCCACCGATTTGAGTTCGTCGCGCCAGCCAGCGCGAAGGAAGTTTTCGTCGCGGGCACGTTTAACAACTGGGAATTTCGCAAGAACCCCATGGCTCGTACGGAGGGTCGCGCTTGGACAGCGACGATAGCGCTGCCGACCGGCGCTTATCAATACAAGTTTGTGGTGGACGGCGATCAGTGGCACACCGACCCCAAAGCGCCTGAGATCGACGACGGGTTTGGCAACAAGAATTCGCTGCTGTGGATCGATCCTGGCGGCGCTCCGGCCAGCGCAAAGAGGGGCGACGGGCACATCACCCGCGCGGGGCTCCTGCACGACCCGGCGCTCTTTAAGTACGTCGCTTCGGACGGAAAAAGCGCGGACGTTGCGGCGCGCGCTCGCAAGGGCGATGTGGAGAGCGTCTCTTTTTCGATTGCTACGGGCGACAAGACGACGCTGATCAAGGCCGATCTGGCATCCGAGGACAGCATTTTCGAGTATTATCGAGCGCGATTGCCTCAAGGCCGATCGACTTACAAGATCGTTTTCAAAGACGGCGCGGTTGCGCAAGAGATCGGCCCGTACGACTTCGATCCGGCAAAAGCCAAGCGGATTGTTGTGCCCGATTGGGTTCAAGACGCTGTCTTCTATCAGATTATGCCGGAGCGGTTTGTCAACGGCGACCCGTCGAACGACGGTAAGAACCGCTCGCCGATCGACTTTACCGGCCGCACCGACGAGTTCTTGGGCGGCGACTTTCAAGGCGTTACAGAGCGTTTAGGCTATTTAAGCGACTTAGGCGTTACAACGCTCTACTTTACGCCTATTTTTCAATCGGTAACGCATCATAAGTACGACACGGACGATTACCGACGGATCGATCGGCAGTTGGGCGGGGAGGAGGCGTTCCGTCGCTTCCTACAGCAGGCTAAGTCGCGCAAGATGCGCGTGGTATTGGACGGCGTGTTCAACCATGTCGGCATCGAGTTCTCTGCCTTCAAAGATCTGCTGGCCAAACAGCACGATTCGGCCTACAAGGATTGGTTTCACGTCAAGCAATGGCCGGTGGCGGTCAAGAATCCGCCCAATTACGAAGGCTGGTGGGGCATTGAGTATATGCCCAAGCTCAATTTGGCCAATAAGGCGGCCCAAGAGCATCTGTTCGATGCGATTTTGCATTGGACCAAGAGCGCCGGGCTGAGCGGATGGCGGTTAGACGTGGCGAACGAAGTGCCCGACCACTTTTGGATCGAGTTCCGCAAGCGCGTCAAGGCTGTCAACCGCGACGCCGTGATTATTGGCGAGATTTGGAACGACGCCAGCCATTGGCTGCAGGGCGACATGTTCGATTCGGTGATGAACTATCCTTGGCGGGGCGCGGTGCTGGATTTTGTGGCGCATCGCCGCATCGGCCCGGCGCAGTTCGACCAGCGAATCAAGTGGAGCCTGACCAACTATCCGAAGCCGGTCGTTTATGCGATGTACAACATGCTGGGCAGCCACGACACGCCGCGATTTATGACCGAGTGCGGCGGGGATTTTCGCAAGGCGGCGCTGGGGCATTTGATCCAGATGACCTCGCCCGGCGCGCCTGCGCTTTACTATGGCGATGAGATCGGCATGACGGGCGGCGCCACGCCGGACAATCGAAAACTGTTGGAACTAAACCCCAACGCCCAACAGAAGCGGCTCTTCGAACAGGTGAAGGGCATGATCGCTATTAGGAAGTCGTCGATCGCGCTGCGGCGCGGCGATTGGCGAACGGTTTATACGGACGATTCCGCGATCGCTTATGTTCGGGAACATGGCAACGAGACCGCTTTGGTCGTCGTCAACAACGGCGACAAGCCGACGAAAGTGGCGCTGCCCGAGCCTTTCGGAAGTTCCAAAGGCCGGTTCGCGCTTGACCCGGCAACTAAGATCGAGCGCGCGGGCGGCGCAACTATCATTGAGCTGCCGGAACTGAGCGGCGGCGTCTGGCTGTTCCAAAAAGCGTCGCCGAACCCAAGGAGACACTGATGAAGCGAAAAGGCTTTACCCTCATCGAGCTGTTAGTCGTGATTGCGATTATCGCGATCCTGGCGGCGATACTCTTTCCCGTTTTTGCCCAGGCGAGAGAGAAGGCGCGACAGACCCAATGCGTCAGCAACTTGCGTCAGTTGGGCACGTCGCTTGCGATGTACGCCAGCGATTACGAGAGCCTGCTTCCGGTTTACGTTTGGCCAGAAAGCTACATCATTGGGGCGCGGCTGATGCCGTATATCAAGAACTACGGTATTTTTAAGTGCCCGACCTCGCCTTACGATCAGGGTTCTATGCAGTATGCGCAGCGGGACAACGGCGCTGCGGACTATCTGACCCCGCCTGAGGACGGTTGCATCGGTCTTGGCACATCGCGGGTTGGTCGAGACGGCTACTATCGCGACATCTATCCGCCCATGGATTACCGCAATAACGAGCGGCTGTGGGCCTATCTGCAGACCGATCGTCATGCGCCCTGTCCGGGTCGAGCGCAGAGCGCCCAGCCGGGATTCTCTATCGACGCGGGCAAGATCACCGATCCGGGCAAAGCGATCGCGTTTATCGACTTTCCCAACGCGTTTTTCGAGTGGCCATACGCTCGATTTTGGGGTTTAACCTTTCGGGGTCGGCACAACGAGGGTTCGGTTACGGTGCACGTGGACGGCCATGCTAAGTGGTATCGCTTCCAAGCGCTCTATCCGCGCAGCGTGCAGTGGAGCGGGCAACTGGTCGAATGGTATCTGTGGGGCACGACCGATGGTGCCGCGAGCGTGCAGTAAGGCTACTTGCGTCCCAGTTTGTCGACCAGCCAATCGATCGCCTTCTTGTTGTCGGTCTCTCCCAAGATATGGGCGGCATCGGCCCAGACGATCTCCTTGGGCTCCTTGGCGGCCTCGTGCAGCCGTTTGGCCGCCGCTTCGTTCACCACATTGTCGTTCTTGCCGTTGATGAAGAGGACCGGGCGGGGCGAAATGCGTCCGACATAGTTAGCCGGGCTGACGAACTGAGCGCGGGCGCGCAGTTCCTCTGGCAAGGTCGCGATCATACTTTGAACCACATCGCCGCCCACGCACAAGACGCTGGCCTTGACTCTATCGTCTACTCCGGCTAGGATCGCGCCCATCATGGCGCCCATGCTGTAGCCCAATAGGCCGATACGGTCGTTGTCCACATCCTTGCGCGACTTGAGGTATTCCAGCGCCTGTCGATAGTCCAGTACGCCGCCCTGAATCATGTCGCCCATCGCCGCAACGCCCAAAGCTCGCGAGCCGCTCTGCCGTTCGCCATGGTTGGGCGCATCGAGAGCCAGGACCGCAAAGCCGGAGCGCACCAGACGACGTCCGTACATGTTGATCATCATCTCTTTGCGGCTGGTAAGGCCGTGCAGGAGCAGCACGCAGGGATATTTGAGGTCGCCTTTTGGCCTCAGGAAGAGGCCGGCAACCTTCTCGCCCTTTGCATTGGTGAATGCTATGTGCTGATGAAAGGCCTCTGAATCGTCCTTATCGCTGACTTCGACTTTCAGGTCGGTCTTCGGATCGTACTGGTAGGCGTTCTTGAGGTCGTCCCACTTTGGCTGCGCCCAGCCGATAGCGATGATCGCAACGAGGGCAAAGAGAGTTTTCATGGTTGGTACTTCTGAAGAACAGTCTGATTTCCTGCTTGAAGGGTTTGAGGCGCGAGAGAAGTTTCTCTCGCGCCTCAAGGTTACTGCTTTACGACGGGTCGCTGACTAAGCCAAAGTTCGTCAGAACCACGGCCAAGTCGCTGTCGTCTACCACGCCGTCGCCATTCACGTCGCCGATTGCGACCGCCAAACCAAAGTTGGCCAACACTGTCGCAAGATCTGCGTCGTCAATGATGCCGTTGCCGTTGACGTCGCCATTGATCAGGCTGAAGTTAGTCGTTACGGTGCTTGCCAGATTGGCCACGTTTTGCCGCTGTCGCAGCCACGTGCCGCTCTGGATCACCGCGCTGATCGTTGCGTTGGCGCCGGCCAGGTCGGTCTCGGTCGAGTACGTTCCGTTTGCGCCCAGCACGACGTTGATGACCTGAGAGCCCCCGCCTTGGCGGACCGTCAGCACTGCCGTCAGACCAGCCTCGTTCAGCGAGTAGTCTTGGCAATCGACGGTACCGACCAGTCTCACGCGAAGCACGTTCAGCGTTCCGTTGCCGTTGCTGGGATTGTACATGGCGTCTCCAGCGAACTGAACGTTGATCGTATGAGCGCCCAGAGCAAGGCCCGTCGGAATGACGTAAGACCGAGTTGCCACACCGCTGGCGTTGGTAACCGCGTTGCCCACGTTGACGCCGCCCACAAAGAACGTTAGCGTCTTGCCCGACAGAACCGCCGTATTGTTGGCGTTCCTGAGCGTTGCCGTAAGGTTCACGGTAGCGCCGCGACGACCGTTGACGTTGCTAACGGTTACGGTCGTATCGGCGGCCAGCACGCGAAGGTTGGCATTGCCGTTAGAAGCGGCATGCTTGGCCTCGCCGGCAAACGATGCGACGATCGGATAGTTGCCGACTGCCAGTTCGGGGATGACGTAGCTGACCGTTGCCTCGCCTGTGCCGTCCGTAACGCCCGATCCGGCGTTGGCGCCGTTCACAGTGAAGCTCACGGTGCGTCCTGCCAGCGGCGCGTTGTCGGTGGTACGGAGCAAGGTCGCCGTCAACGGCACGGTCGAACCAATCTGCCCGCCTGTATTGTCCGGCGAGGTGCTGGTCGGCGCTTGCTGGGCTGTCAGCGTGCTGTTGGCGTTGCTCGCATTGTAGTGCGTATCGCCAGCGAACGCTGCGTTGATCGTGTTGGCGCCCAGCGGGAGCGATTCCGGAATGGTGTACGTTCGAGTCGCTACGCCTGAACCATTCGTTACAGCCGATCCGGCGTTGGCGCCCGCCACCGTGAAGTTGATCGTCCTGCCGGCCAATGTGGCGTTGTCGGTCGTTCGTCGCAGCGTGGCCGTCAAATTGACCGTCTGGCCATATTGACCGGCTACGTTATTCGCTGTAACGGACGTGTTCGCCTTGTTGGCGGTCAGCGTCAGACTGCCGGTGTCAGCGTTGTACAGCGCATCGCCCTGGAACTCCAGCGTGATCGTGTTTGCGCCGACGGTCCATGTGTCCAGAACCTCCTGAACCCACGTGGCGACGCCGCTGGCGTTGGTAACCGCGGTGCCCAACAGCACGCCGCTGCGCAAGAAACGGATCGTCTTGCCAGAGAGCAAGTCGTTGTCCGAAGTTCGGCGCAATGTGGCCACCAAGTTCACGTCTTGCCCAAACGAGCCGGCCACATTGGCGCCCGTCAAACTCGTATTCGACTTGCTGACGGTCAGCGTGTTGGTTCCGGTCGAACCGTTCAAGGACGTTGAGTTGGCCGTCTCGCATCGGATAGTGCGACTGCCCACTCCCAAGGACTCTGGGATCGTGTAGCTTCGTGTCGCGATGCCGGATGCGTTGGTGGTCGCTGTTCCTGCCGAGACGTTGTTCACAAAGAACTCGACGGTCATGCCCGATGCTGCGCCTGGCGTATCGATGTTGTTGACCGTGCAGGTGAGCGAGATGGTCTGTCCAATGACGCCCGCCTTTGCATCTACGGTCGTGGTGGTACGATCCTTGTAGTTCGTCTCGGCGACGAAAGTGCCCCAGTTGGTCTGGCTGACCGCGTACTGACCGAAGAGCCAAACGGTGCGGTTGTCGAACGGATCGCGAGCCGCGCCAAAATAGTCGCCCCAGCGATTTCTGCCGAAGGTATCCAGCACTTGGTAGTTAACGGTGCTACTGCGCACGGTGGCGCTGCCATCGTTGGCCGCCGCGCCGCTTCGCACGCCCACTCGCCGCATCTGGACGTTGGTGCCCGTCCCCGAATAGGCGAACGACAGAATAAAGTCGCCGTCGGTCGTGTTGGCGCCGCCCGGATAGAAGTAACTGGCCGTGCTCGCGCCCAAGCGAGTGTCGTGGTTGACCGCCGTATTGCCCGAGCTTGGATTGACGATCAACAGTCTGACGACGGATTGGATGTTGCCGCCGCCATAATCAAATCGCTCGTTGAACGTCAGATACGAGATGTTGTTGGAGTGCGTGCCGCTGAGCAATCGCGTGTCGATCGTGTCCAGCGCCTGCAATCCGGGCTGCGGCGCATTGGGCGGATTGGTATACGACGCGATCGTGTCCACCTCGGCCGCCAGATTGGGCCCGTTAGCCCATTGATCGGCCCAAGTCGCCCCGGTCGGCCACGTTATTCGACGCGTGGTCAGGCTATTGGTCGCCGCATTGTGCTTGGTGATGTAGCTATAGTGGGTGGCTGCCACGCTCCACATCATGGTCGGCATGATGTAGTAATCGAAGGAGCCGTTGCTGCTCATGTTCCAGTAGTCGTAGCGCCCGGCGCCCAATCCGTTATAGATCTGATCTTTGTTCAGGATCGTGAAACGGCCCGTGTCCAGGCCTCCGCTAGCAGTCGCAAAGCAGCGAGTCGTAACATAGATTGCGTTGTCGTCGAAGCCCAACTGAGGATAGTCCGCCCAAGTATTGAGCGAATTGCCGCCCCAGTTGCCCATGTCGAAGTTGTAGATCCACCAGTCGCCGGTGTTCGCCGTGGGCAGTTCGCCCGCACGGGTAACCGCGATGAGAAGTCTGGTGAACGATGTCGACGCGTTCGTGCGAAGGAACAGCACGATGTATCGTCCTCTCCAAGGATCGTATGCAACCTTGGGGTCGAAGACCAAGTCGCCCAATCCGAAAAAGGTATTGGAATCGAAGTCGGCGATGGCGTTGCCATCTTTATCATAAATGTTGATGTGGTCGTTGACCGCAGTCATCACACGAGTCGGGCCGACCGCAACGTGCGGATCGGGCGGGATGTACTGGCTGCCGCTAGCTTGGTCAAATCGTCGAATGCCTTCCCACGTTCGGAATTGGCGCGGAGCGGCGATGCTAGCCCCATCGACGCCAAGATCGATAGGCATCGGGCCCTCTTGCACGATCTGGCCAGGATCGGCTTCTTCGCCCTTCGGGTTAGTCGGATAGTTGGTAAAGAACTTGGGCAACCGTTGGAAGGTGTGCCCCGAAGCGCCCTTTCCATCTGGGAAATAGGGGTAAGTAACTTCGCCCCTGTGCGGCCCAGGGTTCTGCGGATAGTTTTGAGCATAAACGCCTGAGCAAACGACAAGAACCGCTACCGCCATAGCAGCGGCGCGGAGCGTGCGTGGTTTCATGCTGCCTCCTTTTTAGCCTTAAGGAGCATCTGCCCCTTCGTAATGATTCCTTGGCCTCGGCCTTTGCGAAAAGCGTCATGGCTTCGCCCAAGCGATGGCTCATTCTTTCAAATGCGCCCGCGAGCCGCCTGCGGGGCAACCCGTACCTACAAGTATACACCTATTCTTCCCGATTCCTGCCCAAAAAACTATCGGGTATCATACGACCCCTGCTAAAGAGAGGCAGAAAGACCTATGCGCGCTCCTTTGAAGATCAATCTGAACGATGTCGTCCAGCGTCCGGGCAGACCCGTCGAATGGGAGCTGACCCTTACCCTGGATCGAGAGGAATCTCCCCCTATGGCGGAGCCGCTGACGGGCAAGTTGACCGCAATTTCGGGCGGGAGCATCCTCCGCATCGAGGCCGCCTTTCAATGCGCGATTTGGCTCGAATGCGCACTCTGTACAGGCCGGTTTAAGCATCCGATCGCCTTTCAGTTCGAGGAGGATTATCATGTCAAAGGCATTCCGGCAGGGGTGAACTCGCAGGGATTCGCCCAAATCGAGGACGACGATCCGTTCCCAATCTTCGAAGGCAACGTTCTGCTGGCCGAAGAACTTCTGAGGCAGTATTTGCTCTTGCAAGTCCCGATGCACCCGTTGTGCAAGGAGGATTGCAAAGGCTTGTGCCATCATTGTGGCGCGAACTTGAACAACGAGGCGTGCAAATGCCCGCCCGAACCGAAAAACACGGCCTTTGCGCAGTTGGCCGAAATCTGGCAGCAAGACAACCCGTAGTCATACTGGAGAAATAGATGGGCAATCCGAAAAGAAGACACTCGCACACCCGAGGCGCCAAGCGCCGGACGAATTACAAGTTGGCCGTGCCCGGCTTGAGCCGGTGCAAGCAGTGCGGCGCCGCAAAGTGGCCGCATCGAGCGTGCGCCAACTGTGGAGCATACGGTTCGCTCAAGATCGTACAAGCGATAACCAGCAAGAAGGAAGACTAACCCGCGCAAATGCGCATCGCCATCGATGCCATGGGGGGCGACTACGCCCCAGAGGCCGTCGTCCAGGGAACGTTGGACGCCGCCGGTGTGATCGAAGCGGAGTTGGCGCTCGTGGGCGACTTGGCCAAGATCGAAGCCTGTCTGCCCAAGCGCGACCGGCCTGAATCGCTGGAGATTCACCATGCCTCTCAGGTCGTCGAGATGGACGACTCGCCCGTTGTCGCCGTCCGTCAGAAGAAAGATTCTTCGCTGGTTGTTGCTGCCCAGATGGTCAAGTCTGGCCAAGCCGATGCGCTCGTAACCGTCGGCAATACGGGCGCCGCTGGCGCCGTGTCTCGTCTCATGTGGGGCGCAATCCCAAACATCGATCGACCGGCCATCGCAACGGTCATCCCTACCTATCGCGGCAGCACGGTGCTGATCGACTCGGGCGCCTCGGTCGATTGTTCGGCCAAGCATCTGCTCGATTTTGCGCTGATGGGTCAAATCTACGCTTCCCAAGTTATCGGCATCGAGAACCCGCGCGTTGCCCTGCTGAACATTGGCGAGGAAGAAACTAAGGGCAACACGTTGACCAAAGAAGCCTTCACGCTGATGAAAAGCTACATGGGCGACGACTTTTACGGCAACGTCGAGGGCAAGCACCTGTTCGAAGGCCTGGTCGATGTGGTCGTTTGCGACGGATTTGTGGGCAATGTGCTGCTGAAATCGGGCGAAGGCGTGGCCGAGATGATGATGCGCCTGCTGAAAGAAGAACTGACCGCGCACCCTTTGATGAAGGCGCCGCTCGCCCTTTTGCGCCCTGCGTTCAAGCGTTTTCGCGCTCGCTTGGACTGGCGAGAATATGGCGGCGCGCCTCTATTGGGCGTCAAGGGCGTCTGCATCATCGGGCATGGGCGCTCCGATGCCTACGCCGTTCGTCAAGCGATCATGGTCGCCGCCCAAGCCGTGGCCGGACAGTTAGTGCCCACCATTCACCAGTCGGTGCAGCTGCTTCATCAAACCGAAGCCAAGCGCGCCTAGAGCAGCCCCTTGCCTGAAAAGAGCCTCATCAGAGGCTTGATCAGCTTTGGATCCGACGCTCGAAGCTCCATTTCGAACTCGATCCGCTCGCCCGGCGCGACGTTGGACTCTTTGAGCAGCCAAAACGGATGGCGATACTTGAACGGGCTCAGCCCATCCGCGTTCAACGCCTCTACTCCGGGCGGAAACTCGGCCAAAACGCGAACCGGGCCGCTGATCGGACTCCCGGACCGGTTGACGAGAGAACATTCCAGCACCCAGATCTGTCGAGCGGTATCGTAGCGCTGTACATCGACGTTCAGAATGTGATCCTGCGCGACGGGCGTCGCATAGCGCAAGTTGTAGGTCAGATAGGACTGCAAGGCAACGCTGAACGATCCCGGATCGCCCACAATGTTCGATTGGGTCGGGGCAAACTGGTTCGATACCCAGCTGGCGCCGGGTATGCGGCCGCCGTAGGTTCCCCTCCGCGCATCGGAGGCCGCCAGCGTAATGCCGGTCTCGCCCGTGTTCAAGAGCAGCCCCACCAAGCCGATTCGACCTTCTGACAACGGAGCGCCATAGGGGTAAAGCGCGGACAATGGGATCGCGGCTTCTAGCCCTCTTGGCGGGTCTGTCTTGTTCGGCCTTGGCGAGAAAGCGATTCGCGCCGGTATGCCCGACAAAACCCTTGGGCTGGACGCC from Armatimonadota bacterium includes:
- a CDS encoding LacI family DNA-binding transcriptional regulator → MAELNQLTIAKMAKVSQATVSRVLNNDPQVNPELRARVLVAIETVNYVPNARAQSLRSQRSQLIGLVMHRAPRELAADPFFSALAAAILEHGGARGHHLCVDASRELQSRRAIYDELLRTRRVDGLILVEPETEDDRIAQLNAQGFPFVLIGSYDRDPSVLSVDNDNAGAAKMATDYLISNKRHRIAYIGGPRDVNVTADRLHGYQQGLAARGIDFDPQLVAYTDFTEESGHRAMLELLEARPTAVLALDDLLAMGALRAIKERGLKCPEDVAVIGFNDSAICQFTDPPLTSVAVDINELARQAIEMLTDAIEERPVLPTRRIVPARLIRRASA
- a CDS encoding alpha-glucosidase C-terminal domain-containing protein — protein: MLSIILGLTLILQGGHRFEFVAPASAKEVFVAGTFNNWEFRKNPMARTEGRAWTATIALPTGAYQYKFVVDGDQWHTDPKAPEIDDGFGNKNSLLWIDPGGAPASAKRGDGHITRAGLLHDPALFKYVASDGKSADVAARARKGDVESVSFSIATGDKTTLIKADLASEDSIFEYYRARLPQGRSTYKIVFKDGAVAQEIGPYDFDPAKAKRIVVPDWVQDAVFYQIMPERFVNGDPSNDGKNRSPIDFTGRTDEFLGGDFQGVTERLGYLSDLGVTTLYFTPIFQSVTHHKYDTDDYRRIDRQLGGEEAFRRFLQQAKSRKMRVVLDGVFNHVGIEFSAFKDLLAKQHDSAYKDWFHVKQWPVAVKNPPNYEGWWGIEYMPKLNLANKAAQEHLFDAILHWTKSAGLSGWRLDVANEVPDHFWIEFRKRVKAVNRDAVIIGEIWNDASHWLQGDMFDSVMNYPWRGAVLDFVAHRRIGPAQFDQRIKWSLTNYPKPVVYAMYNMLGSHDTPRFMTECGGDFRKAALGHLIQMTSPGAPALYYGDEIGMTGGATPDNRKLLELNPNAQQKRLFEQVKGMIAIRKSSIALRRGDWRTVYTDDSAIAYVREHGNETALVVVNNGDKPTKVALPEPFGSSKGRFALDPATKIERAGGATIIELPELSGGVWLFQKASPNPRRH
- a CDS encoding prepilin-type N-terminal cleavage/methylation domain-containing protein, giving the protein MKRKGFTLIELLVVIAIIAILAAILFPVFAQAREKARQTQCVSNLRQLGTSLAMYASDYESLLPVYVWPESYIIGARLMPYIKNYGIFKCPTSPYDQGSMQYAQRDNGAADYLTPPEDGCIGLGTSRVGRDGYYRDIYPPMDYRNNERLWAYLQTDRHAPCPGRAQSAQPGFSIDAGKITDPGKAIAFIDFPNAFFEWPYARFWGLTFRGRHNEGSVTVHVDGHAKWYRFQALYPRSVQWSGQLVEWYLWGTTDGAASVQ
- a CDS encoding alpha/beta fold hydrolase, which produces MKTLFALVAIIAIGWAQPKWDDLKNAYQYDPKTDLKVEVSDKDDSEAFHQHIAFTNAKGEKVAGLFLRPKGDLKYPCVLLLHGLTSRKEMMINMYGRRLVRSGFAVLALDAPNHGERQSGSRALGVAAMGDMIQGGVLDYRQALEYLKSRKDVDNDRIGLLGYSMGAMMGAILAGVDDRVKASVLCVGGDVVQSMIATLPEELRARAQFVSPANYVGRISPRPVLFINGKNDNVVNEAAAKRLHEAAKEPKEIVWADAAHILGETDNKKAIDWLVDKLGRK
- a CDS encoding Ig-like domain repeat protein; this translates as MKPRTLRAAAMAVAVLVVCSGVYAQNYPQNPGPHRGEVTYPYFPDGKGASGHTFQRLPKFFTNYPTNPKGEEADPGQIVQEGPMPIDLGVDGASIAAPRQFRTWEGIRRFDQASGSQYIPPDPHVAVGPTRVMTAVNDHINIYDKDGNAIADFDSNTFFGLGDLVFDPKVAYDPWRGRYIVLFLRTNASTSFTRLLIAVTRAGELPTANTGDWWIYNFDMGNWGGNSLNTWADYPQLGFDDNAIYVTTRCFATASGGLDTGRFTILNKDQIYNGLGAGRYDYWNMSSNGSFDYYIMPTMMWSVAATHYSYITKHNAATNSLTTRRITWPTGATWADQWANGPNLAAEVDTIASYTNPPNAPQPGLQALDTIDTRLLSGTHSNNISYLTFNERFDYGGGNIQSVVRLLIVNPSSGNTAVNHDTRLGASTASYFYPGGANTTDGDFILSFAYSGTGTNVQMRRVGVRSGAAANDGSATVRSSTVNYQVLDTFGRNRWGDYFGAARDPFDNRTVWLFGQYAVSQTNWGTFVAETNYKDRTTTTVDAKAGVIGQTISLTCTVNNIDTPGAASGMTVEFFVNNVSAGTATTNASGIATRSYTIPESLGVGSRTIRCETANSTSLNGSTGTNTLTVSKSNTSLTGANVAGSFGQDVNLVATLRRTSDNDLLSGKTIRFLRSGVLLGTAVTNASGVATWVQEVLDTWTVGANTITLEFQGDALYNADTGSLTLTANKANTSVTANNVAGQYGQTVNLTATLRRTTDNATLAGRTINFTVAGANAGSAVTNGSGVATRTYTIPESLPLGANTINAAFAGDTHYNASNANSTLTAQQAPTSTSPDNTGGQIGSTVPLTATLLRTTDNAPLAGRTVSFTVNGANAGSGVTDGTGEATVSYVIPELAVGNYPIVASFAGEAKHAASNGNANLRVLAADTTVTVSNVNGRRGATVNLTATLRNANNTAVLSGKTLTFFVGGVNVGNAVTNASGVATRSYVIPTGLALGAHTINVQFAGDAMYNPSNGNGTLNVLRVRLVGTVDCQDYSLNEAGLTAVLTVRQGGGSQVINVVLGANGTYSTETDLAGANATISAVIQSGTWLRQRQNVANLASTVTTNFSLINGDVNGNGIIDDADLATVLANFGLAVAIGDVNGDGVVDDSDLAVVLTNFGLVSDPS
- a CDS encoding DUF177 domain-containing protein codes for the protein MRAPLKINLNDVVQRPGRPVEWELTLTLDREESPPMAEPLTGKLTAISGGSILRIEAAFQCAIWLECALCTGRFKHPIAFQFEEDYHVKGIPAGVNSQGFAQIEDDDPFPIFEGNVLLAEELLRQYLLLQVPMHPLCKEDCKGLCHHCGANLNNEACKCPPEPKNTAFAQLAEIWQQDNP
- the rpmF gene encoding 50S ribosomal protein L32; translated protein: MGNPKRRHSHTRGAKRRTNYKLAVPGLSRCKQCGAAKWPHRACANCGAYGSLKIVQAITSKKED
- the plsX gene encoding phosphate acyltransferase PlsX yields the protein MRIAIDAMGGDYAPEAVVQGTLDAAGVIEAELALVGDLAKIEACLPKRDRPESLEIHHASQVVEMDDSPVVAVRQKKDSSLVVAAQMVKSGQADALVTVGNTGAAGAVSRLMWGAIPNIDRPAIATVIPTYRGSTVLIDSGASVDCSAKHLLDFALMGQIYASQVIGIENPRVALLNIGEEETKGNTLTKEAFTLMKSYMGDDFYGNVEGKHLFEGLVDVVVCDGFVGNVLLKSGEGVAEMMMRLLKEELTAHPLMKAPLALLRPAFKRFRARLDWREYGGAPLLGVKGVCIIGHGRSDAYAVRQAIMVAAQAVAGQLVPTIHQSVQLLHQTEAKRA